The Rhodamnia argentea isolate NSW1041297 chromosome 7, ASM2092103v1, whole genome shotgun sequence genome contains the following window.
TCTTTAAAATTGCCAAATGCTCAAGTTTATACTTCTCTTTGATACAGACTAGTCATCCTTACATGTTAAAGCTAATATAAATTTCTGTCATATGATTTAAGAATAGAACATTAGGCCGGCCAAGCAGCTTTATATCAAAGGACTTTCCTGCGAGTTTTATACTTTATTGTGGAAACGATAGGGTCCTGCTGTACAGGTCTTCCTCCAAACTATTATATTGACTTTGAATAACTGTGAGACATTAGtcattgaaattttctctataaattcgTACTCCTTTCCCACTTCCTGTTTAATCCCATCACAATTGATGTCTATGCAAAGCTTTTGGACAATTATTTGCACATCTGTATATGCACGTCTAAAATTACTGCTAAATTGTGATCTTGTGTTTACGTTAACTGATATTATGTTTACGTTAACCAACTTCTCGATTCTTGTATCATATCAATGGCATGAAGTGGACATATGGCATCAGAATATGTTGAGAATGGACATTTCTCCCAAAAAGCTGGCATCTATAACTTTGGCGCTCTTGTGTTGGAGATTCTGACTGGCggaaaaaactcaagcttcagtAATCCAATAAATCTTCCAAACCATGTAAACATTACAGCAGTCACTTTCTGAAATTCTAGTGTTTTGTCGACATTTCAGTGCATTTAACCTTCGTCTACCTGTCACAGGTATGGAATCATTGGAACAATGGAACAACTTCAAAAATGATAGATTCCACCTTGGGCAAAGAATGGCCGAGAGATGGAAGTACTGAAATGCATCAAAGGATGGCGGTTGCAAATGGAAAAATGTGGAGGAGAATCAATCTTCATGCATCTTGCAAGCGAACTATAAACTACGTCTTTCTTTTGTCAGCCGTTGCCTGGATGGTTTGGTAGTTGTGTGATTGCATGCAGTCTAATACTTGATGACAGAAtcaaactaaaaattccacatatcGCACCTGTTCTGGCACTCAACTTACCGGCTAACATCTGCTATCTATTGTATTTGTTATCTTCGGGTAACCAGGGAAAGTGGTGATATAGGTATCTTAACGTTTAGTGTCCAATACAAGACAGCTTGATTCGCCAATGCCTTCCTTTCATCTCAATAGGGCCATCATTAAAAACACACGCACGTCATACACTGCAAGGGAATAACCATCCCTTGTACAGTCTAAGTACGAACGCCAATTGTGAATCCATCAAGAACACTGGCTAAGATGAGATCGAGTTTGGTCGCACGAGCCACAAGAGATTGATATCCTTACTCTGATATATATTTCTATGGTGCAAACTGAGAATCTCGGTTGCGCCTTTCTTTTATCAGCCATTCCTTTTCAATCTCTGCTACTAGGAAAATTCCAAGACAAATTTCATCCGACTCTGACCCTGTTCGAGTCGCCAAACCTTAACTTAATCTTGGCTCAAGCAGCTGAAGAACTTGCTTCGTAAGTTCTCCGTTGAACATGTCCCAATGTCAAGACTTCCTTATTCCTTTAGATTTTAAGATACAACGTACTGCTTTCCGGAGATCACTGGGTACCAAATGGCTGCATAGTAATGCACCAAGGATTTGCGGTGCAATATATTGAGCAACGGTAGCTTTCAGGGAAATCTAAACAATGAATAGATGGTGAAATTAATGCTTCTCTGATCCAGACTATTCATCCTTATATGTCAGAAGCTAATCAAGTtgcttgaaaagaaaatgactgaacaaataaaaaatggggcCGGCCAAGCAGCATTATATCAGGACTCTTTCCAGCAAGTTTTGTACTATATTGGGGAACTGACTAGGACCTGTTATGCCGGTCTTCCTCGAAATATAAGCTATTATATTGTCGATTCATCCGCTAGCGAAATTTGTTTTACCGTCGTTCAGATGGAATTTTGTTTGGAAAATGTAGTAGTCAGCCTCACATATAACGTGATTGACTATAGTCACCCTTCATTACTTTAAGGAATTTGTTGTTGTCTTGTTGGGCGACTTTCAACTTGTTCAGATTGTATGATCAGATCGTTTTGTTTTCCTATCAATTTAAAATGACCGAACGTCGATGAACATCTGTATCAGAAGCTTTGAGTTTTTGGAAAATGTGGGGAGTGGGGCATTTTCACATACTTCAAACCCATTATTAGCCTGTTATGCCTGCCATGGCAACTGCTTCAAACTCTTTTGCTGCTTCTATAACCTTCCAATATTCCAACTCCCTCCTCCTGTCTCTATAATGCAGAACATGTCAATGGATTCTCTTCAGTTAATCTTTCTTTTGTGCCTTATTCAAGTGTTCTGTTTCACAAAATGTCAGCTTCAAAATATATCCTTTTGCAATTCCGCAATCAACCTCACATCTGGGAGCATCTTTCCAGTCAATTTGAATCTTACTTTGGCTTCTCTAGTTGCCAATGCTTCGTTAAGCGGCTTCGCCACCAGCAAGTTTGGTCAGGATCCTAACACTGTGTATGGCCTAACACAGTGCAGAGCTTATGTGAGCAAGGAAGATTGCCAAACCTGTGTTGAAAGTGCAGTCAGGGAGATCCGCCAACTTTGTCCCATCCAGAAAGAAGCTTTCATCCTGTCTCAAAATTGTTCGCTTAAATATTCGACTAACAGCTTCTTCTCCACTGCCGACAGTGCTTCCAAAATTGCAGTTTGTAATGGTGCGAAGGCGAGCCAAACTGCTCTTTTTCAGAGTGTTTTGGGGAGCTTAATGTTAAACCTTTCATCCTCGGCCATATTGAGTCCTTCCAGATTGGTAAACAGGAGCACTGCTAATAGGGATATCGAGATACATGCTATGGTGCAGTGCACGCCTACTTTGGAAGTTAGCAGCTGCTCGAACTGCTTGCAAGATATCATCGCATGCATGTTAACAGTGTGCAACCTAAACGAAGGTTCTAGGATAGTATCTCTTAGTTGTGATGTCCGGTATGAGGTGTATCCATTCTCTTTGACATATTCACCTACACCAGCACCGTCACTGGCTCCGgctccgccgccgccacctctTCCTTCGCAATATCCTTCGCCACCTGGGCCTAATTCAACTACTAATTCTACAAGTCCCTCGAGCAGCGGTAATGgcaacttttattttcttttgtgctGAATAGTTAGTCAGTAAAATCAAGTGAATATAAATAACGTCCGGCTCCATGCTTTATGGGCAATTTAAGACGTCATGCAGGTTTGTCTTACCATGCAggaagtaaaaacaaaagaaccattATTCTTGTGGCCCTTCCTGTTGCTGCTGCAGCGGTAGTACTGATGATAATCTTCACTTGCTGCTTTTGGCAAAAGGCCCCCAAAAAAGTACTCGGTAATGTATTCTTTAGCTTTCAAGTTATTGATGCTACGTCGCCCCAAGAATCCTGATTCCCCTCTTTAATTTATTGTATTCTAGTCATGACAACGTAAAACTGCAGTAGTTCTCTGTCAAATATCCTTGTAGAGCTATCTGAGAGAAATCTCTCTAGTTTGTTGTGAATCAGATGGTGGTCACAATCATGATGAGAGCATAAGCAAGGAATCACTTGTGATCAGTTTAAGGAAACTGAAGGAAGCAACAAGAGACTTCGCTGAGGAGTATAAGCTCGGGGAGGGTGGTTTTGGTTCTGTTTACAAGGTACTCATCTGCTGATGCTCAACCAATTTATAATGTTAGTTTTGTGCGCGCGAATTGACTCGATTCGAGTAAAATGCTAGGGGAGATTGTCCGATGGACGAGAAATAGCAGTGAAAAGGCTATCAAGTAGCTCAGCACAGGGGCTACAAGAGCTAAAAACAGAAGTCTTGCTGGTTGCCAAGTTGCTGCATCGGAACCTGGTGAGGCTGTTAGGTTTCTGCTTGGAAGAAGACGAGAAACTTCTTGTCTATGAATTCTTGCCCAATGGGAGCTTGGACAAAATTCTATTTGGTAATGAACCCTTTCGACGTAAATTCATGTAGTGTGAAAGTCACTATGTGATTGAGCATCATCGTCTCTTTCGTGACTCCATCTTAACTAAGTCTTGAAATGCCCCATATCACCTAGTCGTCGTAGTTTTGCCGTTCCTTATCATAACCAACTTCATATGCACCGTTGTCTCCTTTTTAAGTGACATCGTGCTCGATCTGTGTTTGGACGTGGATGTAGATCAGATCAAAAGATTTGGCTTGGAATGGGAGAGACGTTTCAGAATCATAGTTGGAATTGCGCGCGGCCTACTTTATCTGCATGAGGACTCTCAGCTGAGGGTCATTCATCGAGACTTGAAAGCCAGCAACATACTCTTAGATGAGGACATGAATCCCAAAATCGCCGACTTCGGTTTGGCCAAGTTATTCTCTGGAAGTCAGACCCAAGGCAACACACTGCGCATCGCAGGAACATAGTAAG
Protein-coding sequences here:
- the LOC115750892 gene encoding cysteine-rich receptor-like protein kinase 44 — protein: MQNMSMDSLQLIFLLCLIQVFCFTKCQLQNISFCNSAINLTSGSIFPVNLNLTLASLVANASLSGFATSKFGQDPNTVYGLTQCRAYVSKEDCQTCVESAVREIRQLCPIQKEAFILSQNCSLKYSTNSFFSTADSASKIAVCNGAKASQTALFQSVLGSLMLNLSSSAILSPSRLVNRSTANRDIEIHAMVQCTPTLEVSSCSNCLQDIIACMLTVCNLNEGSRIVSLSCDVRYEVYPFSLTYSPTPAPSLAPAPPPPPLPSQYPSPPGPNSTTNSTSPSSSGLSYHAGSKNKRTIILVALPVAAAASYLREISLVCCESDGGHNHDESISKESLVISLRKLKEATRDFAEEYKLGEGGFGSVYKGRLSDGREIAVKRLSSSSAQGLQELKTEVLLVAKLLHRNLVRLLGFCLEEDEKLLVYEFLPNGSLDKILFDQIKRFGLEWERRFRIIVGIARGLLYLHEDSQLRVIHRDLKASNILLDEDMNPKIADFGLAKLFSGSQTQGNTLRIAGTYGYMAPEYVKHGNFSTKSDVYSFGVMVLEIVTGRKNSSSHNPVNLQSHTWRHWANGAALELLDPALGGQFPRYEVLKCIQIGLMCVQDGPADRPSMSEVIMMLSSYTISSPAPARPAFYVPMEKQEPGSAKGNSNASASDQLKTSSVQGSVNEVTISELCPR